In the genome of Fructilactobacillus hinvesii, the window CTGTCTAGTCTGCATCTGACGCTGAGGCTCGAAAGCATGGGTAGCAAACAGGATTAGATACCCTGGTAGTCCATGCCGTAAACGATGAATGCTAGGTGTTGAGAGGTTTCCGCCTCCCAGTGCCGAAGCTAACGCGTTAAGCATTCCGCCTGGGGAGTACGACCGCAAGGTTGAAACTCAAAGGAATTGACGGGGACCCGCACAAGCGGTGGAGCATGTGGTTTAATTCGATGCTACGCGAAGAACCTTACCAGGTCTTGACATCTTCTGTTAGCCTAAGAGATTAGGTGTCCCCTTCGGGGGCAGAATGACAGGTGGTGCATGGTTGTCGTCAGCTCGTGTCGTGAGATGTTGGGTTAAGTCCCGCAACGAGCGCAACCCTTGTCTTTAGTTGCCAGCATTCAGTTGGGCACTCTAGAGAGACTGCCGGTGATAAACCGGAGGAAGGTGGGGATGACGTCAAATCATCATGCCCCTTATGACCTGGGCTACACACGTGCTACAATGGACGGTACAACGAGTTGCGAAACCGCGAGGTCAAGCTAATCTCTTAAAGCCGTTCTCAGTTCGGATTGCAGGCTGCAACTCGCCTGCATGAAGTTGGAATCGCTAGTAATCGTGGATCAGCATGCCACGGTGAATACGTTCCCGGGTCTTGTACACACCGCCCGTCACACCATGAGAGTTTGTAACACCCAAAGTCGGTTGGATAACCTTTTGGAGTCCGCCGCCTAAGGTGGGACAGATGATTAGGGTGAAGTCGTAACAAGGTAGCCGTAGGAGAACCTGCGGCTGGATCACCTCCTTTCTAAGGAATAATACGGAACCTTACACCGATCAAAGTCTTGTTTAGTTTTGAGAGGATTACTCTCAAACTTGGTTCTTTGAAAACTAGATAATATTATTTTCTGTAAGAATTATATTGATTGATATAATTTTAACCGAGAAAACCATTGTGTAATTTGAGTTTTTTAATGTGTTTAATCGCTAAACTCAATAATTTATAATCCGTAGGATTATAGGTTAAGTTAGAAAGGGCGCATGGTGAATGCCTTGGTACTAGGAGCCGATGAAGGACGGAACTAACACCGATATGCTTCGGGGAGCTGTAAGTAAGCTGTGATCCGGAGATTTCCGAATGAGGAAACTCGATTAGTGTGATGACTAATCACTGCGTAGTGAATTCATAGCTACGTAGAGGTAAACGTGGGGAACTGAAACATCTAAGTACCCACAGGAAGATAAAGAAATTTCGATTCCCAAAGTAGCGGCGAGCGAACTGGGAATAGCCCAAACCGAACCTTCGTGGTTCGGGGTTGTAGGACTGAACATTTGAGTTACAAAAGAATTCGATAGCTGAAGCAGTTGGGAAGCTGCACCAAAGAGAGTGATAGTCTCGTAAGCGAAATTGAATTCCCTCAGTTCAGGATCCTGAGTACGGCGCCACACGTGAAACGGCGTCGGAATCCGGGAGGACCATCTTCCAAGGCTAAATACTCCCTAGTGACCGATAGTGAACCAGTACCGTGAGGGAAAGGTGAAAAGCACCCCGGAAGGGGAGTGAAATAGTTCCTGCAACCATGTGCCTACAAGCAGTCAGAGCCCGTTAAGGGGTGATGGCGTGCCTCTTGTAGAATGAACCGGCGAGTTACAGTTGCATGCAAGGTTAAGCCGAAAAAGCGGAGCCGTAGCGAAAGCGAGTCTTAAGAGGGCGAATTAGTATGTTGCCGTAGACCCGAAACCAGGTGATCTATCCATGTCCAGGATGAAAGTGCGGTAATACGCACCGGAGGTCCGAACCCGTGTACGTTGAAAAGTGCTGGGATGAGGTGTGGATAGCGGTGAAATTCCAAACGAACTTGGAGATAGCTGGTTCTCTCCGAAATAGCTTTAGGGCTAGCCTCTGAATTAGAATCATGGAGGTAGAGCCACTGTTTGAGCAAGGGGTCCGTCTTGGATTACTGAGTTCAGATAAACTCCGAATACCATTGATTTATGTCCGGGAGTCAGACGATGAGTGATAAGATCCATCGTCGAAAGGGGAACAGCCCAGACCGCCAGTTAAGGTCCCTAAATATATGCTAAGTGGAAAAGGAAGTGGAGTTGCTTAGACAACTAGGATGTTGGCTCAGAAGCAGCCACCATTTAAAGAGTGCGTAATAGCTCACTAGTCGAGTGATTCTGCGCCGAAAATTTACCGGGGCTAAGCATATTACCGAGACTGCGGACGCAACTACGTTGCGTGATAGGAGAGCGTTCTAAGGGCAATGAAGGCAGACCGCAAGGACTGTTGGAGCGCTTAGAAGTGAGAATGCCGGTATGAGTAGCGAAAGGCCAGTGAGAATCTGGTCCACCGAATGACTAAGGTTTCCTGGGGAAGGCTCGTCCACCCAGGGTTAGTCGGGACCTAAGCCGAGGCTGAGAAGCGTAGGCGATGGATAACAGGTTGAGATTCCTGTACTAGTTAATTATGTTTGAACGATGGAGGGACGCAGAAGGCTAAGTTGAGCATCCAGTTGGAAAGGGATGTTTAAAGCGTAAGTCAGGTCAGGAGTGAAATGCTTCTGACCGGGTTGACAAGCGCTGATGAGGATCGAAATTATAGTAGAGAAGCAACTGATGTCACGCTGCCGAGAAAAGCTTCTAGTTAGTAATTAACTACCCGTACCGCAAACCGACACAGGTAGTCGAGGAGAGGATCCTCAGGTGAGCGAGAGAACTCTCGTTAAGGAACTCGGCAAAATGACCCCGTAACTTCGGAAGAAGGGGTGCTGACCGTCAGGTCAGCCGCAGTGAAGAGACTCAAACGACTGTTTATCAAAAACACAGGTTTATGCAAAATCGTAAGATGAAGTATATGGGCTGACGCCTGCCCGGTGCTGGAAGGTTAAGTGGAAAGGTTAGCTTCGGCGACGCCTCGAAATGAAGCCCCAGTAAACGGCGGCCGTAACTATAACGGTCCTAAGGTAGCGAAATTCCTTGTCGGGTAAGTTCCGACCCGCACGAAAGGCGTAACGATTTGAGTACTGTCTCAACGAGAGACTCGGTGAAATTAAGATACCTGTGAAGAAGCAGGTTACCCGCGACAGGACGGAAAGACCCCATGGAGCTTTACTGTAGCTTGATATTGGGTGTTTACATAGCTTGTACAGGATAGGTAGGAGCCATTGAAACCGGGACGCTAGTCTCGGTGAAGGCACCCGTGGGATACTACCCTTGCTATGTGAACACTCTAACCCTGAGCACTAATCGTGCTCGGAGACAGTGTCTGGTTGGCAGTTTGACTGGGGCGGTCGCCTCCTAAATAGTAACGGAGGCGCTCAAAGGTTTGCTTAGAATGGTTGGAAATCATTCTGTAAGTGTAAAGGCAGAAGCAAGCTTGACTGTGAGACTGACTAGTCGAGCAGGGACGAAAGTCGGACTTAGTGATCCGGTGGTACCGTATGGAAGGGCCATCGCTCAACGGATAAAAGCTACCCTGGGGATAACAGGCTTATCTCCCCCAAGAGTTCACATCGACGGGGAGGTTTGGCACCTCGATGTCGGCTCATCGCATCCTGGGGCTGTAGTTGGTCCCAAGGGTTGGGCTGTTCGCCCATTAAAGCGGTACGCGAGCTGGGTTCAGAACGTCGTGAGACAGTTCGGTCCCTATCCGTCGCGGGCGCAGGAAATTTGAGAGGAGCTGTCCCTAGTACGAGAGGACCGGGATGGACATACCGCTGGTGTATCAGTTGCGCCGCCAGGCGCACTGCTGAGTAGCTATGTATGGATGAGATAAACGCTGAAAGCATCTAAGTGTGAAACTCGCCTCAAGATGAGATTTCCCATTCCTTTATGGAAGTAAGACTCCTGAAAGATGATCAGGTCGATAGGTTAGAAGTGGAAGCGTAGCGATACGTGAAGCGGACTAATACTAATCAGTCGAGGACTTAACCAAGTAAAGTGCAGTGGTAAAATCGGAAGAAAATAATATTAGCTAGTTTTGAGGGAACGAAGTTCACTCAGAGTGTGGTGGCGATAGCCTAAAGGATACACCTGTTCCCATGCCGAACACAGTAGTTAAGCTTTAGCACGCCAAAAGTAGTTGGGGGATCGCCCCCTGCGAGGATAGGACGTTGCCACGCAAACCGAAAGGCACTTTCGAAGCAATTCGAAGGTGCCTTTTTTTATCCTAATTAATTTAGCAAAACTATTATAAGAGCAATTTATTGACTAATAGTAAGTTGCTGTGGTTAAATTACAATGATTATAAATTTTTCTTAACTTTCTAAAAAAGGAGTCATTAATATGAAAAAAACATGGAAATGGATCATTGGAATTGCCGTCGTGGTAATTATCGGTGGTTTAGGTTTGTACCAATTTGGTGGTCACGGTAACCAGTCTAAGACCGTTACAATTGGATCTTATGGTCCTGATACTCAGGTCTGGGAGTACATTGCTAAGCTGCCAGAAACTAAAAAAGCCGGAATCAATTTACAGGTTAAGGATTTTTCCGATGGAGTAAGTTTAAACAAGGCTACGATTCAGGGCCAAGTAGACGTAAATGCTTTCCAAATGGAAAGTTATTTGCAGTACTTTAACCAGCACAGTAACAAAGGTAAGTTAGCTGTTTTAGGAACAACTTATCTAGAGCCAATGGGAATTTACTCACACCAGTACAAGTCAGTCAAAGAGATTCCAGATGGAGCTACGATTGCAATTTCTAATAATCCTGCTAACACATCAAGAAGTTTGAAATTGCTACAAAGTGCAGGTTTAATCACGCTTAAGGGTGAACCGAAAGCCGGTCTCTACAGTCTGCAAAACGTGGGTGAGAACCAAAAGGACCTGAAGTTCCAAGAAGTTGATGATCATACTGGTCCTCGGCTCTTACAGGATAAGAACGTTGCTGCTGTTTTGATTGGGAACACAATGGCTCTTCAAAGTCACCTGAACGTGAAAAAGGATGCTATTTATCACGAGCACCTTAATGAAGCTACGAAGGGTAACATTAATGTCATTGCCACCGCTGAAAAGAATAAGAACAACCCCGAATACAAGAAACTAGTTAAGCTTTACCACAGTAAAGCAGCTCAGCGTTACATTAACAAGAAATTTGCGGGGACCAAAATTGATGTTGACAAACCAGTCAGTTATTTTAAGTAGGGGGCGCTAGCTTGAAAGTTGGAATTGCCGCAAACGTGAATCGGCTTAAAACCGAAAATTTTAACCTAGATTACGCTAACTATACGGCGCGGGTTTTCATCGATGTTTTGCAAAAGCACGGAGTAATGCCAGTGATTATTCCAATGACAGATCTAGAGATGGTGCCTGGCTATGTTGATTTAATCGATGGGCTCATTATTCCTGGGGGCCAAGACGTTGACCCGCAATTGTTTGGGGAAACTTCGCAGCAAAAGGAAAGTGTGCACTATCTTCCTCATGACCACTTTGAAATGGCTCTGGTGCGGGAAATGCTGAAACAGCACAAACCATTGCTGGGAATTTGTCGGGGATTACAGGTTATTAATGTGACATTAGGGGGCAGTTTGCATCAGGATGTGAATACTGATTTTCCTACTTCTGCCATTGAACACGTTGAGTTTCAAAAACCACAGGCAGAAATTCATGAACTAGAAGTTGAACCAGGAAGTGCACTGGCACACGCCATGGGCACTCATCCGCAGGTTAACTCCATTCATCACCAAGCGTTAAAAGACGTAGCTGCTCCGCTGCACGTTACCGCTAAGGCTCGCGATGGTGTGATTGAAGGAGCTGAAACCAATGATGCTTCCGTTGTTGGGGTGCAATGGCATCCCGAATTAATGTGGGAGCAAGATCAACGTGATGAACAACTATTTTTGGATTTCTTCTCCCGGATTCAAGCGCAATTAAAGTAAACAAACGCAAAAAGTGGTCCTGCTTTTAACAGGAGCACTTTTTTGTCTAATTAGCTACTAATTTCCAGCATGATTTTAATTTAAGTTCCTTCTAGCACTTGTGATTGTTATAATAAAGTAAATAACGAGACGACCCAGAGAAAGGAATCATTTTTAATGGACAACAAAAAGTTAATTCCATATGAATTTAACCAAATGGACAGCACGACTAAAACCAGCTCGGAATTAATTGCCGAGGGACAACGGTTAGGATTGGATAAGGATTATGGCGACGTCGCTAATTACAAACCTCACAAGCGAAACGTTAAAAAGATTATGGATGTCCGTAATTCATTGCTGTACAAGAAACTGTTAAAGGTGAAGCGGAAACGGATGTCTGAATCGTCTTTTGCGTTTTTTCGAGGAACTGTGGACATCATGAACTATGATCTGGATCGGAGTCCAAACAGTGGTATTAAAACCCTAATTGGGGGTGATGCCCACTTGGGGAACTTTGGTTACTATGGTTCTGCCGAGGGTCAATTGTTGTTTGATATGAATGATTTTGACGAATCTCACGTTGGTTTTTGGGACTATGACGTCAAACGACTGTTAATTAGTGCAATCTTAGTTGCTAAACAACAAGGATTTAACATCAAAAAAGACGTTAATCCTTTCTTACACAAGGTGATGCGGACGTATTTACGTTCGTTAATTCACCTGAATCAGTTGCCGGCCATGGAACGATTCATTACGCCGAATACGCTGCCTAACATTGCGTCGGCTTTTGATGCCATTCATGACGACCGGGATAAGTTTGACAAGTCATTTGCCAAAATCATCAGCAAAACGGTCGAAAAGGCCGTCCGGAGTAATTCTGATTACGCGGTGCAAAAATACACGGAAGTAGTTGAAGGCAAACGTCACTTTATTGAGGACGTGCCCGTAACCAAACACGTTGGTAATAAAACTTACCAACGGCTGGTGAAGGGATACTATGATTACCGGCACCATGCCAGAAGCGACGTGCATCAGTTCCTCTCTGGTTTCCACATCGTAGACATTGTGCGTCACAGTGTGGGAGTTGGTAGCGTGGGAACCCTGTGTTACCTAATCTTGTTAGAAGATGGGGACGGCAACTACCTCGTGTTACAAATTAAACAAGCTTTACCAATCTACCAGAATGATGAAATTTACTTTAACAAACGGCATTCTTCTGGAGAAGAAATTGTTAAATGTCAACGAATTTTGCAGAGCTCTTCTGACCGCTTCTTGGGCTATTTTGATACCAAGAAATACAGTTTTTACGTTCGACAGTTCAAGGATATGAAGGGTTCCGTTAAATTGAATAAATTGGACTGGCCTGCTTACTGTGACTACGTATCCGTCTGCATGAACTTGTTAGCCCGGGCTCACAGTCGCTCTTTGACTTTTCCAATGGTGATTGGCTACTTACAAAGTCAGACCTGGATGGACCGAGCATTCGTGCACTTTGCCAACCAATACGTCAAACAAGTAGAGCTAGACTACCAAACTTTTATTAAGGGAGGGAAACATGGCAACTGAGTTTAACTACAAGGGAAAATGTTATAACCGTGATTTAAGCTGGTTACTGTTTAACCGTCGGGTGATTGAACTCGCAAACGAGACCACCACCCCATTTTTGGATCGCTTTCAATTTTTGGCGATTGCTGCTAACAATCTTGACGAATTTTATAGCGTCCGTGTTCCGAGCTTGCAAAGTCAGATGGAACTGACCAAGGATGGCATTGAGAAAAAATCAGGGCTGCATTATTCTAAGATTTTGAAACAGCTGCATAAACGAAACGAAAAAAACTTTCAGATTCAATACAGCCACTTCACGGGTTTGAGTAAGCAGTTACCCCAAGAAGGATTAGGCAAGCTCACTACGTACAAGCAGTTGGATGAACACCAGCGGGAAAAGGCTGATCAGGTGTTTGACCAACGCATTCTGCCGTTTTTGAGTTTTACTAGCTATGAAAGTAACTACAACTTAGATTATCTAAAAAACAAGCGGATGGCACTTGCTGTAAGGATGAAAACGAAGGGCAAGCATCTGATTCGGATTATTCCCGTTCCACTTGAAATTCGGCGCACGATTCGACTTAAATTTGAAGAGGGAATCATCTACCTCCGGGTGGAAGATTTAATTCGGAATAACTTGCACAATCTGTTCGATGACGGGAAGGTCGAAGACATTTTGACCTTTCGGATTATTCGGGATCTAGATGCATCTTTAGATGTGGACAAGGATGACAATAATCAGGACACTGTCAAAAATCTTCGTCACTATCTCGCCGACCGTGAGCGGGGTCGAATTACGATGTTTGCAATTGAGGATCTTCCGGATGTGCAGGCCAAGTTTATTGATGAATTTAGGAAAAAATTCAAAATTGATGAACAGGCCGTTTACCGCGTTCCGGGACCACTGGATTTAACTTTCTTATTTGCATTGTTAAAATCCTGGAAGAAAACCAAACCCCAACTGGTTTACCCAGGATTTCAGGCCCGAAAATGGCCAACCAACCGGTCCATGCTGCAGTATTTACAGGATCACGATTTATTGCTGCAGTATCCAGATGACTCGTTTGACCAGTTCTTAACTTTCCTTCGAGAAGCAATTGATAATCCGAACACGGTGGCCATTAAGCAAACCATTTATCGGGTTGCCGACAATTCAAAAGTAATTGAACTGCTTAAGGAAGCTGCCCAAAAGGGAATTGAAGTAACCGTGATGATTGAACTACGGGCCCGGTTTGATGAAGCCAATAACCTGAAGGTAACTGGGGAACTAGAAGACGCTGGTTGCAACATCATCTTTGGGAAGAAATACATGAAGGTGCACAGTAAGACCTGTTTGGTGTTGACCAAAGACGGAGTTAATCCCGAAGGATACGTCCAGATCGGAACCGGGAACTACAACGAGTCAACGGCGAAGGGGTTTGTGGATTTGAGTCTTTTCTCTAGTCGAAAGGACTACGTAAGTGATTTGGCCTCGTTCTTTAATTACCTGGAACAGCCAGGAGCTAATCCACCTAAGTACAAGGTGCTAGCCGCTTCCCCACACCGGATTGAGGATATGGTAATTCAAAACATTCAGAAGGTGAAAGAATACTACCTAAAGACGGGACAGGGTCATGTGTTCTTGAAGGTTAACTCACTGACAGATGTGGACGTGATCGCCGCGATTTATGATGCCGCTAGCGTTGGGGTGCCGTTCCGGATTATCGTGCGGGGGGCCTGCTGCTTGAAGTTAGGCGTTTGTGGTCCAAAGGAAAATATTGTGGTTTCAAGTGTGGTTGGTCAATTTTTGGAACACAGCCGGATTTATGCTTTTTACGATGAAGAGACGGCGCTGTGGATTTCATCAGCCGATTTGATGACGCGGAACATGGACAACCGGGTAGAATTAGCAGCTCCCGTACTTGACTCAGATATGCGTCGCGGCTTGGAACACATTATTGACGTTTATGCTCAAGATGACGTGGATGGGTTCTTTATGAACGTAGAAGGCAAATACTTTAAGTATGAAAGTCCTAAGGGGCATTCGGCCCAACAAACTTTTCTCCATGAACTGGCTAATCAACATGAAACAGACGGTCAGTTCCAACGTGCTTGGTCACGGATGTTAAACTGGTGGCATAAGCATAAATGAATTAGAAATTAATTGAAAAAAGATCCGCAGCTACCACCAATAGTTGCGGATCTTTTTTATTTAAAGATGTTTGGTTTTAAGTTTTGAATGGTGCGATTGTTGAGCACCCAGTATAAAATAATGGTCTGGATTGGAAATGAGATTAGATTTTTACCCAACCGAACTCCAAAGAAATACGAGAACGGAGTATGAGCAATGATTGACACCCACCACGAGTTAAGCATTAAATTAATAAAGATCGTGATGATGGCCACCGTGATGATTACTCTAATCCAACCAATTTTTGGCTGTTGGAAAAAGGCCACGCTGTAAATTAAACTGACGAGCATAGCTGATAATGCAAACCCTGGGAAATAGGGTTGTCCGCTAAAGAGGGTCGAGATGAAGTCGACAATTACAGCTACTCCAACCGACCAAAACGGACCATACCATTTGGCAATTAGGGCAATTACAATAAAAGTAAAGGAAAATTGAACGCTACTACTACCAATTACGAAGCGACCAACAACAATTTCAATCGCCATTAGAATGGCAAGGTAGGTCATTCCCTTTAAACTCAGAGGCCGAAGCCCCCACTTAC includes:
- a CDS encoding MetQ/NlpA family ABC transporter substrate-binding protein is translated as MKKTWKWIIGIAVVVIIGGLGLYQFGGHGNQSKTVTIGSYGPDTQVWEYIAKLPETKKAGINLQVKDFSDGVSLNKATIQGQVDVNAFQMESYLQYFNQHSNKGKLAVLGTTYLEPMGIYSHQYKSVKEIPDGATIAISNNPANTSRSLKLLQSAGLITLKGEPKAGLYSLQNVGENQKDLKFQEVDDHTGPRLLQDKNVAAVLIGNTMALQSHLNVKKDAIYHEHLNEATKGNINVIATAEKNKNNPEYKKLVKLYHSKAAQRYINKKFAGTKIDVDKPVSYFK
- a CDS encoding gamma-glutamyl-gamma-aminobutyrate hydrolase family protein, which encodes MKVGIAANVNRLKTENFNLDYANYTARVFIDVLQKHGVMPVIIPMTDLEMVPGYVDLIDGLIIPGGQDVDPQLFGETSQQKESVHYLPHDHFEMALVREMLKQHKPLLGICRGLQVINVTLGGSLHQDVNTDFPTSAIEHVEFQKPQAEIHELEVEPGSALAHAMGTHPQVNSIHHQALKDVAAPLHVTAKARDGVIEGAETNDASVVGVQWHPELMWEQDQRDEQLFLDFFSRIQAQLK
- a CDS encoding DUF2252 domain-containing protein, translated to MDNKKLIPYEFNQMDSTTKTSSELIAEGQRLGLDKDYGDVANYKPHKRNVKKIMDVRNSLLYKKLLKVKRKRMSESSFAFFRGTVDIMNYDLDRSPNSGIKTLIGGDAHLGNFGYYGSAEGQLLFDMNDFDESHVGFWDYDVKRLLISAILVAKQQGFNIKKDVNPFLHKVMRTYLRSLIHLNQLPAMERFITPNTLPNIASAFDAIHDDRDKFDKSFAKIISKTVEKAVRSNSDYAVQKYTEVVEGKRHFIEDVPVTKHVGNKTYQRLVKGYYDYRHHARSDVHQFLSGFHIVDIVRHSVGVGSVGTLCYLILLEDGDGNYLVLQIKQALPIYQNDEIYFNKRHSSGEEIVKCQRILQSSSDRFLGYFDTKKYSFYVRQFKDMKGSVKLNKLDWPAYCDYVSVCMNLLARAHSRSLTFPMVIGYLQSQTWMDRAFVHFANQYVKQVELDYQTFIKGGKHGN
- the ppk1 gene encoding polyphosphate kinase 1, producing MATEFNYKGKCYNRDLSWLLFNRRVIELANETTTPFLDRFQFLAIAANNLDEFYSVRVPSLQSQMELTKDGIEKKSGLHYSKILKQLHKRNEKNFQIQYSHFTGLSKQLPQEGLGKLTTYKQLDEHQREKADQVFDQRILPFLSFTSYESNYNLDYLKNKRMALAVRMKTKGKHLIRIIPVPLEIRRTIRLKFEEGIIYLRVEDLIRNNLHNLFDDGKVEDILTFRIIRDLDASLDVDKDDNNQDTVKNLRHYLADRERGRITMFAIEDLPDVQAKFIDEFRKKFKIDEQAVYRVPGPLDLTFLFALLKSWKKTKPQLVYPGFQARKWPTNRSMLQYLQDHDLLLQYPDDSFDQFLTFLREAIDNPNTVAIKQTIYRVADNSKVIELLKEAAQKGIEVTVMIELRARFDEANNLKVTGELEDAGCNIIFGKKYMKVHSKTCLVLTKDGVNPEGYVQIGTGNYNESTAKGFVDLSLFSSRKDYVSDLASFFNYLEQPGANPPKYKVLAASPHRIEDMVIQNIQKVKEYYLKTGQGHVFLKVNSLTDVDVIAAIYDAASVGVPFRIIVRGACCLKLGVCGPKENIVVSSVVGQFLEHSRIYAFYDEETALWISSADLMTRNMDNRVELAAPVLDSDMRRGLEHIIDVYAQDDVDGFFMNVEGKYFKYESPKGHSAQQTFLHELANQHETDGQFQRAWSRMLNWWHKHK
- a CDS encoding folate family ECF transporter S component; this translates as MNFLRKWGLRPLSLKGMTYLAILMAIEIVVGRFVIGSSSVQFSFTFIVIALIAKWYGPFWSVGVAVIVDFISTLFSGQPYFPGFALSAMLVSLIYSVAFFQQPKIGWIRVIITVAIITIFINLMLNSWWVSIIAHTPFSYFFGVRLGKNLISFPIQTIILYWVLNNRTIQNLKPNIFK